A DNA window from Bradyrhizobium barranii subsp. barranii contains the following coding sequences:
- a CDS encoding L,D-transpeptidase family protein, with translation MIKHFLTICAAATVAAAGTSLAQAQSYPVQQAPSYGAPAEYRPGDRTPNFDSLDDEDDAMPQASLPPPGPADDPRYGRPAGPPPVYSATPPQGPVMSPDDPRYGRPAGAPPVYSAAPPQGPVMSPDDPRYGRPAGPPAVIYADRPGQAPGRDGLRPPEAVGSPAATGTVQSGQPPVGNDGRPMAIASLPPEEQPDAAPAQLSPNLRRQEVSLATKEPAGTLIVDTPNTYLYYVLGGGRAIRYGVRVGRDGFTWTGVQKITRKAEWPDWHPPTEMIERQPYLPRFMAGGPGNPLGARAMYLGSTVYRIHGTNQPSTIGKFVSSGCIGMLNEDVSDLFDRVKVGTRVVVMPGGPPPGTATASAAPTSGAAGPAPMAAQAGPVPGTQPTVVPPLPAPVTVR, from the coding sequence ATGATCAAACATTTTCTGACGATATGCGCTGCCGCAACAGTCGCTGCGGCGGGAACCTCGCTCGCACAGGCTCAGAGCTATCCGGTCCAGCAGGCGCCGAGCTATGGCGCTCCGGCCGAATATCGCCCCGGCGACCGCACGCCGAATTTCGACTCGCTGGACGACGAAGACGACGCGATGCCGCAGGCGTCGCTGCCGCCGCCCGGTCCGGCCGACGATCCGCGCTACGGCCGCCCGGCTGGCCCTCCGCCGGTCTATTCCGCCACCCCGCCGCAGGGGCCGGTGATGTCGCCCGATGATCCGCGCTATGGCCGTCCGGCTGGCGCTCCGCCGGTCTATTCGGCGGCGCCGCCGCAGGGTCCCGTGATGTCGCCCGACGATCCCCGCTACGGCCGCCCCGCCGGCCCGCCCGCGGTGATCTATGCCGATCGCCCGGGTCAGGCACCCGGCAGGGACGGCCTGCGTCCGCCGGAGGCCGTCGGTAGTCCCGCCGCGACCGGAACGGTTCAGTCCGGCCAGCCGCCCGTGGGCAACGATGGCCGGCCGATGGCAATCGCTTCGCTGCCGCCCGAGGAGCAGCCCGACGCTGCTCCCGCGCAGTTGTCGCCGAACCTGCGCCGCCAGGAAGTCTCGCTGGCGACCAAGGAGCCGGCTGGAACGCTCATCGTCGATACCCCGAACACCTACCTCTACTACGTGCTCGGAGGCGGCCGTGCGATCCGCTACGGCGTCCGCGTCGGCCGCGATGGCTTCACCTGGACCGGCGTGCAGAAGATCACCCGCAAGGCCGAGTGGCCGGATTGGCATCCGCCGACCGAGATGATCGAGCGCCAGCCCTATCTGCCGCGCTTCATGGCCGGCGGCCCCGGCAATCCGCTCGGCGCACGCGCGATGTATCTCGGCTCGACCGTCTACCGCATCCACGGCACCAACCAGCCTTCGACGATCGGCAAGTTCGTGTCGTCGGGCTGCATCGGCATGCTGAACGAGGACGTCTCCGACCTGTTCGACCGCGTCAAGGTCGGCACCCGCGTGGTTGTGATGCCGGGTGGCCCGCCGCCGGGAACGGCGACCGCCTCCGCTGCGCCGACGTCGGGCGCTGCCGGTCCGGCTCCGATGGCTGCCCAGGCTGGCCCCGTCCCGGGCACCCAGCCGACCGTGGTGCCGCCGTTGCCCGCGCCGGTCACCGTGCGCTAA
- the ettA gene encoding energy-dependent translational throttle protein EttA: MARQFIYFMQGLTKSYPTRKVLDNIHLSFYPDAKIGVLGVNGSGKSTLLKIMAGLDKEYNGEAWVAQGARVGYLEQEPHLDPALSARENVMLGVAKQKAILDRYNELAMNYSEETADEMTKLQDEIEAQGLWDLDSKVDQAMDALRCPPDDADVTKLSGGERRRVALCKLLLDQPELLLLDEPTNHLDAESVSWLEGHLRNYPGAILIVTHDRYFLDNVTSWILELDRGKGIPYEGNYSSWLVQKQKRLEQEGREDAAHQKTIAREQEWVASSPKARQAKSKARYQRYEDLLKQASEKQTQTAQIIIPVAERLGANVVDFETLSKGYGDRLLIDDLTFKLPPGGIVGVIGANGAGKTTLFKMITKQETPDKGTITVGETVHLGYVDQSRDALDGNKNVWEEISGGNELILLGKKEVNSRGYCSSFNFKGADQQKKVGALSGGERNRVHLAKMLKSGANVLLLDEPTNDLDVDTLRALEEALEDFAGCAVIISHDRWFLDRIATHILAFEGESHVEWFEGNFQDYEKDKMRRLGQDSIIPHRVKYKKLTR, translated from the coding sequence ATGGCGCGCCAGTTCATCTATTTCATGCAGGGCCTGACCAAGAGCTACCCGACCCGGAAGGTGCTCGATAACATTCATCTGTCGTTCTACCCGGACGCCAAGATCGGCGTGCTCGGCGTCAACGGCTCGGGCAAGTCGACGCTGCTCAAGATCATGGCCGGCCTCGACAAGGAGTATAACGGCGAGGCCTGGGTCGCCCAGGGCGCCCGCGTCGGCTATCTCGAGCAGGAACCGCATCTCGATCCGGCGCTCTCCGCGCGCGAGAACGTCATGCTGGGTGTCGCCAAGCAGAAGGCCATCCTCGATCGCTACAACGAGCTGGCGATGAACTATTCGGAAGAAACCGCCGACGAGATGACCAAGCTGCAGGACGAGATCGAGGCCCAGGGCCTCTGGGATCTCGACAGCAAGGTCGACCAGGCGATGGACGCACTGCGCTGTCCGCCCGACGATGCCGATGTGACAAAACTCTCGGGCGGTGAGCGTCGCCGCGTCGCGTTGTGCAAACTGCTGCTCGACCAGCCGGAATTGTTGCTGCTCGACGAACCGACCAACCACCTCGACGCCGAGTCGGTGTCGTGGCTGGAAGGTCATCTGCGCAACTATCCCGGCGCGATCCTGATCGTCACCCACGACCGCTACTTCCTCGACAACGTCACGAGCTGGATTCTCGAGCTCGACCGCGGCAAGGGCATTCCCTACGAGGGCAACTACTCGTCCTGGCTGGTGCAGAAGCAGAAGCGGCTCGAGCAGGAAGGCCGTGAAGACGCTGCGCATCAGAAGACGATCGCGCGCGAGCAGGAATGGGTCGCGTCCTCGCCGAAGGCGCGCCAGGCCAAATCCAAGGCGCGCTACCAGCGCTACGAGGACCTGCTCAAGCAGGCGAGCGAGAAGCAGACCCAGACCGCGCAGATCATCATCCCCGTCGCCGAGCGGCTCGGCGCCAACGTGGTCGATTTCGAAACGCTCAGCAAAGGCTATGGCGATCGCCTGCTGATCGACGATCTTACCTTCAAGCTGCCGCCAGGCGGCATCGTCGGCGTGATCGGCGCCAACGGCGCCGGCAAGACCACGCTGTTCAAGATGATCACCAAGCAGGAAACGCCGGATAAGGGCACCATCACGGTCGGCGAGACCGTGCATCTCGGCTATGTCGACCAGTCGCGCGACGCGCTCGACGGCAACAAGAACGTGTGGGAGGAGATCTCCGGCGGCAACGAGCTGATCCTGCTCGGCAAGAAGGAAGTGAACTCGCGCGGCTATTGCTCGTCGTTCAACTTCAAGGGTGCCGACCAGCAGAAGAAGGTCGGTGCGCTCTCCGGCGGTGAGCGCAACCGTGTGCATCTTGCAAAAATGCTGAAGTCCGGCGCCAACGTGCTGCTGCTCGACGAACCGACCAACGATCTCGACGTCGACACGCTGCGCGCGCTCGAAGAGGCGCTGGAAGATTTCGCCGGCTGCGCCGTCATCATCAGCCATGACCGCTGGTTCCTCGACCGCATCGCGACCCACATCCTGGCCTTCGAAGGCGAGAGCCACGTCGAATGGTTCGAAGGCAACTTCCAGGACTACGAGAAGGACAAGATGCGCCGCCTCGGCCAGGACAGCATCATTCCGCACCGCGTGAAGTACAAGAAGCTGACGCGGTGA
- a CDS encoding rhodanese-like domain-containing protein, with protein sequence MPQTITRGIKALIDEANAEIETLNAKEAIEISKNGDVVIVDIRDPREIERDGRIPGAFACTRGMLEFWIDPQSPYAKPIFQEDKKFVFHCAGGMRSALAAKTAKDMGLKPVAHIAGGYAAWRDAGGPVEQWEPKKKG encoded by the coding sequence ATGCCCCAGACCATCACCCGCGGCATCAAGGCGCTGATCGACGAGGCCAATGCCGAGATCGAGACGCTCAACGCCAAGGAGGCCATCGAGATCTCCAAGAACGGTGACGTCGTCATCGTCGACATCCGCGACCCCCGCGAGATCGAGCGCGACGGCCGCATCCCCGGCGCGTTCGCCTGCACCCGCGGCATGCTCGAATTCTGGATCGATCCGCAGAGCCCCTACGCAAAACCGATCTTCCAGGAAGACAAGAAATTCGTCTTCCATTGCGCCGGCGGCATGCGCTCCGCGCTCGCGGCGAAGACCGCCAAGGACATGGGCTTGAAGCCCGTCGCCCACATCGCCGGCGGCTATGCCGCCTGGCGCGATGCCGGCGGTCCGGTGGAGCAGTGGGAGCCGAAGAAGAAGGGGTGA
- a CDS encoding lytic murein transglycosylase, which produces MMRRALIAAVIAIICGLSPARAADAAFTQFIASLWPEAQAAGVSRATFDEQTRGLEPDYKLPDLILPGRPATGAPSQAEFVQVPADYVKEASIARLAGEGQRLLQKYRPALSEIEKKSGVPATIMLAIWGRETDYGRYTLPYDLVRVLATQAYVGRRKDTYRNEFILSLKILGEGVVTRKDMRSSWAGATGLTQFLPSEYYKHGVDFDGDGRIDIWRSVPDALASAAQQLVNKGWQSGVRWAYEVQAPAKVDCTSGVPEVTKPIGQWLREGFVPVRGEKLSAAEQAQPASLLQPEGIYGPSFLTTKNYFVIKEYNFSDLYVLFVGHLGDRMTSPLPFATQWAASKQLRTKDVETMQRGLTRVGLYKDKIDGKAGMQTRAALGAYQKSAGIKVDCWPSEEVLRSIQAAR; this is translated from the coding sequence ATGATGCGGCGGGCGCTCATAGCTGCGGTGATCGCTATCATCTGCGGCCTGTCGCCCGCCCGCGCTGCCGACGCCGCCTTCACGCAGTTCATCGCCTCGCTCTGGCCGGAGGCGCAGGCCGCCGGCGTGTCGCGCGCGACATTCGATGAGCAGACGCGCGGGCTCGAGCCTGATTACAAGCTGCCCGACCTGATCCTGCCCGGGCGGCCGGCCACCGGTGCGCCGTCGCAGGCCGAGTTCGTTCAAGTGCCTGCCGACTACGTCAAGGAAGCCTCGATCGCGCGGCTTGCGGGCGAGGGGCAGCGGCTGCTGCAAAAATATCGCCCGGCGCTGAGCGAGATCGAGAAGAAATCCGGCGTGCCGGCCACCATCATGCTCGCGATCTGGGGCCGCGAGACCGATTACGGCCGCTACACGCTGCCTTACGATCTCGTGCGCGTGCTGGCGACGCAGGCCTATGTCGGGCGCCGCAAGGACACCTATCGCAACGAGTTCATCCTCTCGCTGAAGATCCTCGGCGAGGGCGTGGTGACGCGCAAGGACATGCGCTCGTCCTGGGCGGGTGCCACCGGGCTCACGCAATTCCTGCCGTCCGAATATTACAAGCACGGTGTCGACTTCGACGGCGACGGCCGCATCGACATCTGGCGTTCGGTGCCGGATGCACTGGCCTCGGCCGCGCAACAGCTCGTCAACAAGGGCTGGCAGAGCGGCGTGCGCTGGGCTTACGAGGTGCAGGCGCCGGCCAAGGTCGATTGCACCAGCGGCGTGCCCGAGGTGACGAAGCCGATCGGCCAGTGGCTGCGCGAAGGTTTTGTGCCGGTGCGTGGCGAGAAGCTGAGCGCTGCCGAGCAGGCGCAGCCGGCCTCGCTGCTGCAGCCGGAAGGCATTTACGGCCCGTCGTTCCTGACGACGAAGAACTACTTCGTCATCAAGGAGTACAATTTCTCGGACCTCTACGTGCTGTTCGTTGGCCATCTCGGCGACCGCATGACGAGCCCGCTGCCATTCGCGACACAATGGGCGGCCTCCAAGCAGTTGCGCACCAAGGACGTCGAGACCATGCAGCGCGGGCTCACGCGCGTCGGGCTCTACAAGGACAAGATCGACGGCAAGGCCGGGATGCAGACGCGCGCGGCGCTCGGCGCCTACCAGAAGTCGGCAGGCATTAAGGTCGATTGCTGGCCGAGCGAAGAGGTGCTGCGCTCGATCCAGGCGGCGCGGTAA
- a CDS encoding GlsB/YeaQ/YmgE family stress response membrane protein has protein sequence MGILAALIIGAIAGWLAGKIVHGAGFGLIGNMVVGIIGALVASWVLPQLHIALATGTIGAIVDATIGAVIVLVILSLIKRV, from the coding sequence ATGGGAATTCTCGCAGCGCTCATCATTGGCGCGATCGCCGGCTGGCTTGCCGGCAAGATTGTCCATGGGGCGGGATTTGGGCTGATCGGCAACATGGTCGTCGGCATCATCGGCGCGCTGGTGGCGAGCTGGGTGCTGCCGCAACTGCATATTGCGCTGGCCACCGGCACGATCGGCGCCATCGTGGACGCCACCATCGGCGCGGTGATTGTGCTCGTCATCCTTTCGCTGATAAAACGGGTCTGA
- a CDS encoding D-2-hydroxyacid dehydrogenase family protein — protein MTRLRCAILDDYFNLALDVADWQKLSDRVDVSVFSHPFASEQAAASALADFEIICAMRERTAFPKSLFASLPKLKLLLTSGMRNASIDMEAAKAQGVAIGGTQYSRDPTAPLTMGLILELTRGIGRENARMHAGEPWQSFAGVEIEGLTLGVVGLGKLGSKMAGIAKAFGMNVIAWSPNLTPEKCAAAGVGYATKEELFAKADIVTIHVVLSDRSRGLVGAADLARMKPTAFLVNTARGPIVDEQALLEALQQRKIAGAGIDVFSVEPLPVDHPFRKLDNLVLTPHLGYATEDGLRIHYGQMVEAIDAFTGGRELPRKLA, from the coding sequence ATGACGCGGCTGCGCTGTGCAATTCTCGACGACTATTTCAACCTCGCCCTCGACGTCGCCGACTGGCAAAAACTGTCCGATCGCGTCGACGTCAGCGTATTCAGCCATCCCTTTGCCTCGGAGCAGGCCGCGGCGAGCGCGCTGGCCGATTTCGAGATCATCTGCGCGATGCGCGAGCGCACGGCGTTCCCCAAGAGCCTGTTCGCGTCGCTGCCGAAGCTGAAGCTGCTTTTGACCTCCGGCATGCGCAACGCCTCGATCGACATGGAGGCTGCGAAGGCGCAAGGCGTTGCCATCGGCGGCACGCAATACTCCCGCGATCCGACCGCGCCGCTGACCATGGGCCTGATCCTCGAACTGACCCGCGGCATCGGCCGCGAAAATGCACGCATGCATGCGGGCGAGCCCTGGCAGAGCTTTGCCGGTGTCGAGATCGAGGGACTGACGCTCGGCGTCGTCGGGCTCGGCAAGCTCGGCAGCAAGATGGCGGGTATTGCGAAAGCGTTCGGCATGAACGTGATCGCCTGGAGCCCGAACCTCACGCCGGAGAAGTGCGCGGCGGCCGGCGTCGGCTACGCCACCAAGGAGGAGCTGTTCGCCAAGGCCGATATCGTCACCATCCATGTGGTGCTGAGCGATCGTTCGCGCGGACTGGTCGGAGCTGCCGATCTCGCGCGGATGAAGCCGACGGCCTTCCTCGTCAACACCGCGCGCGGTCCGATCGTGGACGAGCAGGCGCTGCTGGAAGCCTTGCAGCAGCGGAAGATCGCGGGCGCCGGCATCGACGTATTCTCGGTCGAGCCGCTGCCGGTCGACCATCCCTTCCGCAAGCTCGACAATCTCGTGCTGACGCCGCATCTCGGCTACGCCACCGAGGACGGCTTGCGCATCCATTACGGGCAGATGGTCGAGGCGATCGACGCCTTCACCGGGGGTCGCGAGCTGCCGCGCAAGCTGGCCTGA
- the sseA gene encoding 3-mercaptopyruvate sulfurtransferase, with product MTATDPLVSTEWLAAHIGDANVKILDASFKLPGVLPLPKDDYLAAHLPGAVFFDVDAVSDHSNPLPHMYPSAEQFGRDAGQLGISNVDTVVLYDAGGWVAAPRAWWMFLAFGHSNVRILNGGLKKWRAEGRPVESGEVKPKPATFRASYDSKRVRSMQQLIANVESSKEQVIDARAADRFEGRAPEPRAGIRSGHIPGARNVPYNQLFDAATGTMKPLDDLRAAFANAGVKLDAPIVTSCGSGVSAGVLTLALYRLGITDTALYDGSWSEWGQTGGPPVATGPA from the coding sequence ATGACCGCCACCGACCCCCTCGTCTCCACCGAATGGCTCGCCGCCCACATTGGCGACGCCAACGTCAAGATCCTCGACGCCAGCTTCAAGCTGCCGGGCGTGCTGCCGCTGCCGAAGGACGATTATCTCGCCGCGCATCTGCCGGGCGCCGTGTTCTTCGACGTCGATGCGGTGTCGGATCATTCCAACCCGCTGCCGCACATGTATCCGAGCGCCGAGCAGTTCGGCCGTGACGCAGGCCAACTCGGCATCTCCAATGTCGACACCGTCGTCCTCTACGATGCCGGCGGCTGGGTTGCTGCTCCCCGCGCATGGTGGATGTTCCTAGCTTTCGGCCACAGCAATGTGCGCATCCTCAATGGCGGGCTGAAGAAGTGGCGCGCCGAGGGGCGTCCGGTCGAGAGCGGCGAGGTGAAGCCTAAGCCCGCGACGTTTAGGGCGAGCTACGATTCAAAGCGCGTGCGCAGCATGCAGCAGCTGATCGCCAACGTCGAAAGCAGCAAGGAGCAGGTAATCGACGCACGCGCCGCCGACCGCTTCGAGGGCCGCGCGCCCGAGCCGCGCGCGGGCATCCGCTCCGGCCACATCCCCGGCGCCCGCAACGTGCCCTACAATCAGCTGTTCGATGCCGCGACCGGCACCATGAAGCCGCTCGACGATCTCCGCGCCGCCTTCGCGAACGCCGGCGTCAAGCTCGATGCGCCGATCGTGACGAGCTGCGGTTCGGGCGTGTCCGCCGGCGTGTTGACGCTCGCACTCTATCGCCTCGGCATCACCGACACCGCGCTCTATGACGGCTCGTGGTCGGAGTGGGGCCAGACCGGCGGCCCGCCGGTCGCGACCGGGCCGGCGTAG
- a CDS encoding vWA domain-containing protein: protein MFLQFFTSLRDAQVPVTLREYLTLMEALDADLSDYSVENFYYLSRTSLVKDERNLDKFDRVFGTVFKGLESLLDAMEKAEIPEEWLKKLAEKYLSEEEKKQIEAMGWDKLMETLKKRLEEQKGRHQGGSKWIGTAGTSPFGAHGYNPEGVRIGQEKNRNNRAVKVWDKREFKDLDGNVELGIRNIKVALRRLRKFARTGAPDELDLDTTIRETANHGYLDVHMRPERRNAVKLLVFFDIGGSMDSHIEQVEELFSAAKSEFKHMEYFYFHNCLYEGVWKQNKRRFTDRTPTWDVLHKYPHDYKVVFVGDASMSPYEIMVPGGSVEHVNEEPGSVWLDRIIRTYPHTVWLNPVQQKHWDYSESTTIIKRIFANRMYPITIEGLEGAMKELTH, encoded by the coding sequence ATGTTCCTGCAATTCTTCACTTCTCTGCGCGATGCGCAGGTCCCCGTGACGCTGCGCGAATACCTCACGCTGATGGAGGCGCTCGACGCTGATCTGTCGGACTATTCGGTCGAGAATTTCTACTATCTGTCGCGCACCTCGCTGGTGAAGGACGAGCGCAACCTCGACAAGTTCGACCGCGTCTTCGGCACGGTGTTCAAGGGGCTCGAAAGCCTGCTCGACGCCATGGAGAAGGCGGAGATCCCCGAGGAGTGGCTGAAGAAGCTTGCCGAGAAATACCTCAGCGAGGAGGAGAAAAAGCAGATCGAGGCCATGGGCTGGGACAAGCTCATGGAGACGCTGAAGAAGCGCCTCGAGGAGCAGAAGGGCCGGCACCAGGGCGGCTCGAAGTGGATTGGCACTGCCGGTACCTCGCCGTTCGGCGCCCACGGCTACAATCCCGAAGGCGTTCGCATCGGCCAGGAGAAGAACCGCAACAACCGCGCCGTGAAGGTGTGGGACAAGCGCGAGTTCAAAGACCTCGACGGCAATGTCGAGCTCGGCATCCGCAACATCAAGGTGGCGCTGCGCCGCCTGCGCAAGTTTGCGCGCACCGGCGCGCCCGACGAGCTCGATCTCGACACCACCATCCGCGAGACCGCCAATCACGGCTATCTCGACGTCCACATGCGCCCCGAGCGGCGCAATGCGGTGAAGCTCCTGGTGTTCTTCGACATCGGTGGCTCCATGGACTCGCATATCGAGCAGGTCGAGGAGCTGTTCTCGGCGGCGAAGAGCGAGTTCAAGCACATGGAGTATTTCTACTTCCACAACTGCCTCTATGAGGGCGTGTGGAAGCAGAACAAGCGCCGCTTCACCGACCGCACGCCGACCTGGGACGTGCTGCACAAATACCCGCACGACTACAAGGTCGTGTTCGTCGGCGACGCCTCGATGTCGCCTTACGAGATCATGGTGCCGGGCGGCTCGGTCGAGCACGTCAACGAGGAGCCGGGCTCGGTCTGGCTCGATCGCATCATCCGCACCTATCCGCATACGGTGTGGCTCAATCCGGTGCAGCAGAAGCACTGGGACTATTCGGAATCGACCACCATCATCAAACGCATCTTTGCCAACCGCATGTACCCGATCACGATCGAGGGGCTTGAGGGTGCGATGAAGGAATTGACGCACTAG
- a CDS encoding IS481 family transposase produces MPWSEVSVMDQRHEFVRLALQEGANRRELCRRFNVSPDVGYKWLARWQAGDRELADRSRRPHAMPKRSEAAVEVEVLAVRDKHPAWGARKIAHCLKRGGQTVPVPSTVHQILCRNGRVKPSENAPPNPGHRFEKEAPNLLWQMDFKGHLPLADGTRCHPLTIVDDHSRYVLCLKACADEQRLTVQNHLSTTFRCYGLPEAFYTDNGSPWGDTSGIRWTGLKVWLLKLGVRVVHARPCHPQARGKNERFHRTLKAEVFAMRRFRTLPEVQRAFDAWRPVYNLERPHQGLDMQVPADRFRPSARPMPARVPNVEYDSGEIVRRVSSTRPYISFKGRFWKVPQAFARERLAIRPLVRDGHYGIFFASWQVASIDLTNGQPVSDVSEQVSAMSPD; encoded by the coding sequence ATGCCTTGGAGCGAGGTGTCAGTGATGGATCAGCGTCACGAGTTTGTGCGGCTGGCTTTGCAGGAGGGCGCCAACCGGCGCGAACTGTGCCGTCGGTTCAACGTCAGTCCTGACGTCGGCTACAAGTGGCTGGCGCGCTGGCAGGCCGGCGATCGGGAGCTGGCCGACCGCTCCCGGCGCCCGCATGCGATGCCCAAGCGGAGTGAGGCTGCGGTCGAAGTAGAAGTCCTGGCTGTACGCGACAAGCATCCGGCTTGGGGAGCACGGAAGATTGCCCATTGCCTGAAGCGGGGCGGGCAGACGGTGCCTGTGCCATCAACGGTGCACCAGATCCTGTGTCGGAACGGCCGGGTCAAACCGAGTGAGAATGCGCCGCCCAATCCGGGCCACCGGTTCGAGAAGGAAGCTCCCAATCTGCTGTGGCAGATGGACTTCAAGGGCCACCTGCCGCTGGCCGACGGGACACGATGCCATCCGCTGACCATCGTCGACGATCACTCGCGCTACGTGCTGTGCCTGAAGGCATGTGCCGACGAGCAGCGTCTCACCGTGCAGAATCACCTGTCGACGACGTTCCGCTGCTATGGCCTGCCAGAGGCCTTCTACACCGACAATGGCTCACCCTGGGGCGATACGTCCGGCATTCGTTGGACCGGACTGAAGGTGTGGCTGCTCAAGCTTGGCGTCAGGGTGGTGCACGCCAGGCCATGCCACCCACAGGCCCGCGGCAAGAACGAGCGCTTCCATCGCACCCTGAAGGCCGAGGTGTTTGCAATGCGCCGCTTCCGAACTCTCCCGGAAGTCCAGCGCGCCTTCGACGCCTGGCGGCCGGTCTACAATCTGGAGCGGCCTCACCAAGGCCTCGATATGCAGGTCCCTGCCGATCGCTTCCGGCCAAGTGCTCGCCCCATGCCGGCCCGCGTTCCGAACGTCGAATACGACAGCGGCGAGATCGTGCGCAGGGTCTCATCGACAAGACCCTACATCTCCTTCAAGGGACGCTTCTGGAAAGTTCCCCAGGCCTTCGCCCGCGAACGCCTTGCCATCCGGCCACTGGTTCGTGACGGCCACTACGGAATCTTCTTCGCCAGCTGGCAGGTCGCATCGATCGACTTGACCAATGGCCAACCTGTCAGTGATGTGTCCGAACAGGTGTCAGCCATGTCTCCGGACTAA
- a CDS encoding AAA family ATPase gives MKFTGTKDYVATDDLKVAVNASIVLERPLLIKGEPGTGKTVLAEEVAKALNAPLLTWHIKSTTKAQQGLYEYDAVSRLRDSQLGDARVSDIRNYIKRGKLWDAFTAEQRPVLLIDEIDKADIEFPNDLLLELDRMEFHVYETGETIKAKQRPIMMITSNNEKELPDAFLRRCFFHYIKFPDADTMGRIVDVHFPGIKKRLVEEALRIFFEVREVPGLKKKPSTSELLDWLKLLLNEDMSVEQLRERDPRKLIPPLHGALLKNEQDVHLFERLAFLSRREV, from the coding sequence ATGAAATTTACCGGCACCAAGGACTATGTTGCGACCGACGATCTCAAGGTCGCCGTCAATGCCTCGATCGTGCTGGAGCGCCCGCTGCTCATCAAGGGCGAGCCCGGCACCGGCAAGACCGTGCTGGCGGAGGAAGTGGCGAAGGCGCTGAACGCGCCGCTTTTGACCTGGCACATCAAGTCCACCACCAAGGCGCAGCAGGGCCTCTACGAATACGACGCGGTGTCGCGCCTGCGCGACAGCCAGCTCGGCGATGCCCGCGTCTCCGACATCAGGAACTACATCAAGCGCGGCAAGCTGTGGGACGCCTTCACCGCCGAGCAGCGCCCGGTGCTGCTGATCGACGAGATCGACAAGGCCGACATCGAATTCCCGAACGACCTGCTCCTCGAGCTCGACCGCATGGAATTCCATGTCTACGAGACCGGCGAGACGATCAAGGCCAAGCAGCGCCCGATCATGATGATCACCTCCAACAACGAGAAGGAGCTGCCGGACGCCTTCCTGCGCCGCTGCTTCTTCCACTACATCAAGTTCCCCGACGCCGACACGATGGGACGCATCGTCGACGTCCACTTCCCCGGCATCAAGAAGCGCCTGGTCGAGGAAGCGCTGCGCATCTTCTTCGAAGTGCGCGAGGTGCCCGGTCTGAAGAAAAAGCCCTCAACCTCCGAGCTGCTCGACTGGCTCAAGCTGCTGCTCAACGAGGACATGAGCGTCGAGCAACTGCGCGAACGCGACCCGCGCAAGCTGATCCCGCCGCTGCACGGCGCGCTGCTCAAGAACGAGCAGGACGTGCACCTGTTCGAGCGGCTGGCGTTCTTGAGCCGGAGAGAGGTTTGA